In the Drosophila biarmipes strain raj3 chromosome X, RU_DBia_V1.1, whole genome shotgun sequence genome, one interval contains:
- the LOC108033826 gene encoding protein transport protein Sec16A isoform X8, which produces MLHNNAPWLPPHQQQQAPQQHPNPQQQQQSPHPAQQQQQLYASQMFQQQQPNYWPEDQQHQHQQQQQSLNYNNYFAGQQQPHPLPPQQQQLPPQQQQQPQQQPQPTQQPHTIQQQLYYPTHQQPQVPAPAEPALDSFDNNNSGGGGGGGGGRSDGWGDWGDWNDNSNNNNSISNSNEALLEPSGQLLEDSFNVQSSPGSWQAFATGNNANNNVELPPPADQQQQQQQQQPLHQQSTPLLQHQQPQSPPELGQEPELDAIVPPQAFQNQPAAVAPPPTSLASFAPPPSGVGSSLYAPPAPLAGVGAPPAPLAGLGAPSAPLAGVGAPPASLVPLGAPPTDAAGIAPPAALPPTAGNPFKRSTGLNKRVNIMANAAGGAPSPPAPAAVAPAAPVAPVAAIAPIAPPAEQLYGLPAEAQGDGFNLSAAPPVEASIGAPLGVPAPIPAPTASYYAPPPLLQPVQPVEPDNQEVLSAPNDERAQYLQTSHLSEQLGEGEADQDAGLLPPPGLSRLVLGQPELDSQQQRLVTGATEQPPLNVAQVAALHMQERQADGEDTSDGEQQVRNIQTPPRRVVTGVETNAPSLREQREVVLDGENLEDREAIPPPALAEPTPTSVHHNILPDEPEQLHHNNPPQAVAPLNAQQPHQQQPLLQQQQQQQQHQPHPSQQEKKRAAVGRRTNTSLDLETEDESDEFLQSERERDRERERRELMDERQGRGRSHGHYIYDGETEDSVRGTGHHETKSLRETQHRRNHDSTRSRRHQEPKVERERERDRERERTWRRRSNKYHSGGEDQERSYEHSRRFNNSTYDGESDNPEINHLGEGELDGSTGGAGGSGGRSSKAGRQRRSAAEEEFDDYERERERDRQYSRRSAKGQSSADKSRSSGSRRGYENQGRGGRQEEGRRRHQDLRNWDGGYEEYRRKSSRNSDLEKERINGGNTSAGGGAGGSGSGKRRNYDQYGVPAGAYDPYGMYEQMSRNPHAYADMYAKFYGQMINSMTAAVSAAASKSGVPGAAAIPGLVPGAVPVSAAQLVAATSGASVSGSSEAAMLRERERAAAEAAPSTYGGVAGTAGTVTTTAVARPPRRRTPLQFNRPHLVASYAMSLLLKVKPKYAGRGRLRNDVEVAPPRIRDGTSSLLRMYPGPLQGRKLHKDKIISFCKEQIRLGPTKGCTALYATQKKPQGSVVKYRASHALMWHLLILLLRQNGYIADTDVGDLLLENQQEYPYDPSEYEAENEPEVEAEPEAAPASDKAVESDTENASATAAVTPEEAPAVGAAGGAANGVEVGATATPLSEQAATDKFRSYVLRGNVEEALQWATDNGLWTHAFFLALYEDRYALTDVAQKFLNRAIKANDPLQTLYQMKSCQTPACVSQLRDEQWGDWRSHLSILVTNKSRQPEYDRSSVVALGDTLFQRGDIYAAHFCYLVAQEEFGRYDSSATELTTLTANVPRLILLGSSHYKHFNEFASNEAIIMTEIYEYARSLFDPKFSIAHFQHYKFLLATRILDYGQHFRCTNYLEQIARHIELKPESYDSDFIQRVCGLAERLRYHDPILINRVSFASPPNATSKDSAAPEEKAWLRQLRSLADVQQQPEQLHQLQQEKQIQQQQNDIDQQFAEVNKQFRELNMQYDGGNLENTLQQPVPAPVEQQPVQPGLPEAHQQPAQPYYEPPAAAQATGETDAYGQGQQPYYDPAQMQYDPNAVQHPYDPNAGHHQYEQQPPTGGYGQAEPATEAYQPGQAADAAAAQPGYGYDYWSGTQQPPYGDELQQQARPAISMPKSKSYGDEDDGGAGGAAHPGQKPSLRGAASEASGKQQATGKPANSGGDLGGPGNQNSGWFGGLWNKLSLKPKNQMILPDDKNPTIVWDKERKCWTNTEGNGEEVESFKPPPKMSELGMGLPQGGPPAAPAGLGANPLGGHQATPLMDQQPPQPQPQMYGSPIDYTAAPAAPELMPTVPSPAPLPVPSPAPAAAAAAAPNPAATPGGPQPKLQSNMFKMQRNRTLKNSYVDVFNPSGAPMSAAPESVLAPIMAPAAVPQGGFFVPGAAPAHQQ; this is translated from the exons ATGTTGCACAACAATGCGCCCTGGCTGCCAccgcatcagcagcagcaggccccGCAGCAACATCCTAatccccagcagcaacagcagtcaCCTCATcctgcccagcagcagcagcagctctaCGCCAGCCAAATGttccagcaacagcagccaaatTACTGGCCAGAGgatcagcagcaccagcaccagcagcagcagcaatcgcTGAACTACAATAACTACTTTGCGggacagcagcagccacatccTCTGccaccgcagcagcagcagctgccaccgcagcaacagcagcagccacagcagcagccacagcctACGCAGCAGCCTCACACTATCCAGCAGCAACTGTATTACCCCACTCACCAGCAGCCACAAGTGCCGGCTCCAGCGGAACCCGCTCTGGACTCGTTTGACAACAATAATAGCGGCGGCGggggaggaggcggtggcggcCGCAGCGATGGCTGGGGTGATTGGGGCGATTGGAACGACAatagcaacaataacaatagcaTTAGCAACAGCAACGAGGCCTTGCTGGAGCCATCGGGACAACTGCTGGAGGATTCCTTCAATGTGCAGTCCTCGCCGGGCAGCTGGCAGGCCTTTGCAACCGGCAACAATGCCAACAACAATGTGGAGCTGCCGCCTCCAgcggatcagcagcagcagcagcaacagcaacagccatTGCACCAGCAATCAACGCCTTTGTTGCAACACCAGCAGCCGCAATCGCCGCCAGAGCTGGGCCAGGAACCCGAATTGGATGCCATTGTGCCTCCCCAGGCTTTCCAGAACCAGCCAGCGGCTGTGGCACCACCACCAACATCACTGGCTTCGTTTGCCCCACCACCATCTGGTGTGGGTTCATCTCTATATGCACCTCCAGCACCTCTTGCCGGCGTGGGAGCTCCTCCAGCACCACTTGCCGGCTTGGGAGCGCCATCAGCACCGCTTGCCGGCGTGGGAGCACCACCAGCCTCGTTGGTTCCACTGGGAGCACCACCAACGGACGCTGCTGGCATAGCACCACCGGCTGCCCTGCCGCCCACTGCTGGCAATCCCTTCAAACGCTCCACGGGCCTCAACAAGCGAGTTAACATAATGGCCAATGCGGCGGGAGGGGCTCCTTCGCCACCAGCACCTGCTGCAGTTGCGCCCGCGGCACCAGTAGCCCCAGTAGCCGCAATAGCGCCAATAGCACCACCCGCTGAGCAGCTGTACGGTTTGCCAGCCGAAGCTCAAGGAGATGGTTTCAATTTATCGGCGGCACCACCTGTTGAGGCTTCAATTGGAGCACCACTAGGTGTGCCCGCTCCCATTCCTGCGCCAACCGCATCGTACtatgcaccaccaccactgcTACAGCCTGTCCAGCCCGTGGAGCCCGACAACCAGGAGGTGTTGTCCGCTCCGAACGACGAGCGTGCCCAGTACTTGCAGACGAGTCACCTGTCCGAGCAGCTGGGCGAGGGAGAAGCGGATCAGGATGCTGGTTTGCTACCACCTCCAGGCCTGTCCCGTCTGGTCTTGGGTCAACCCGAGTTGGACTCGCAGCAGCAACGCCTGGTCACTGGAGCCACGGAGCAGCCGCCGCTCAATGTCGCCCAGGTGGCCGCCCTGCACATGCAGGAGCGTCAGGCCGATGGCGAGGACACCTCCGATGGGGAACAGCAAGTGCGCAACATACAGACGCCTCCACGTCGCGTGGTCACGGGCGTCGAGACCAATGCTCCATCCCTGAGAGAACAGCGGGAAGTGGTGCTGGATGGCGAGAATCTGGAGGATCGCGAGGCCATCCCACCACCAGCTCTGGCCGAACCTACCCCGACATCAGTACATCACAACATTCTGCCCGACGAGCCGGAACAGCTGCATCACAACAATCCGCCGCAGGCAGTGGCGCCACTCAATGCCCAGCAACCGCATCAGCAGCAACCActgttgcagcagcagcagcagcagcagcaacaccagcccCATCCCAGCCAGCAGGAGAAGAAGCGTGCGGCGGTGGGACGCCGGACCAATACCTCGCTGGATTTGGAGACCGAGGACGAGTCGGATGAGTTCCTGCAGAGCGAGAGGGAGCGGGATCGCGAGCGTGAGCGCAGGGAGCTGATGGACGAGCGGCAGGGTCGTGGACGCAGCCATGGTCACTACATCTACGACGGCGAAACGGAGGACTCGGTCCGCGGTACTGGCCACCACGAGACCAAATCCCTGAGGGAAACGCAGCACAGGCGCAATCACGACTCCACGCGCTCCCGCCGCCACCAGGAACCGAAGGTGGAGCGCGAGCGGGAACGGGATAGGGAGCGTGAGCGCACCTGGCGCCGGCGGTCCAACAAGTACCACAGTGGCGGCGAGGATCAGGAGCGTTCCTACGAGCACTCGCGTCGCTTCAACAACAGCACCTACGACGGCGAGTCGGACAATCCGGAGATCAATCATCTGGGCGAGGGCGAGCTCGATGGCAGCACCGGAGGAGCCGGCGGCAGTGGTGGCCGGAGCAGCAAAGCCGGTCGCCAGCGACGCAGCGCCGCCGAGGAGGAGTTTGACGACTACGAACGGGAACGCGAACGCGATCGCCAGTACTCCAGACGCTCCGCCAAAGGGCAATCGTCGGCCGACAAATCGCGCTCCTCCGGCTCACGGAGGGGCTACGAGAATCAGGGACGTGGTGGCCGCCAGGAGGAGGGTCGGCGACGTCACCAGGATCTGCGGAACTGGGACGGTGGCTACGAGGAGTACCGCCGCAAGAGTTCGCGCAACAGCGATCTGGAGAAGGAGCGCATCAACGGCGGCAATACCAGCGCTGGCGGCGGAGCCGGTGGCTCCGGCTCGGGCAAGCGCCGCAACTACGACCAGTACGGCGTGCCAGCCGGTGCCTATGATCCGTACGGCATGTACGAGCAAATGTCGCGCAATCCACACGCCTACGCCGACATGTACGCCAAGTTCTACGGCCAGATGATCAACTCGATGACGGCCGCTGTGTCGGCGGCTGCCTCGAAGTCGGGAGTTCCTGGTGCCGCGGCGATACCTGGATTGGTGCCCGGCGCAGTTCCGGTGAGTGCCGCCCAGCTGGTGGCCGCCACCAGCGGAGCCAGTGTCAGCGGGAGCAGCGAGGCCGCCATGCTCAGGGAGCGAGAGAG AGCTGCTGCCGAGGCGGCACCCTCGACCTATGGAGGCGTGGCTGGAACCGCTGGAACGGTGACCACCACCGCGGTGGCTCGTCCGCCGCGCAGACGCACGCCCCTGCAGTTCAACCGGCCGCACTTGGTGGCCTCGTACGCGATGAGTCTGCTGCTGAAGGTGAAGCCCAAGTACGCGGGACGCGGACGTCTGCGCAACGACGTGGAGGTGGCACCACCGCGCATCCGCGACGGCACGAGCAGCCTGCTGCGCATGTATCCGGGTCCCCTGCAGGGCCGCAAGCTGCACAAGGACAAGATCATCAGTTTCTGCAAGGAGCAGATCCGCCTGGGGCCCACCAAGGGCTGCACGGCGCTGTATGCCACGCAGAAGAAGCCGCAGGGCAGCGTGGTCAAGTACCGGGCCTCACATGCCCTCATGTGGCACCTGCTCATACTGCTGCTGCGCCAGAATGGG TACATTGCCGACACGGATGTGGGCGACCTGTTGCTGGAGAACCAGCAGGAGTATCCCTACGATCCCAGCGAATACGAGGCGGAGAACGAGCCAGAAGTGGAGGCTGAGCCAGAGGCTGCTCCAGCCTCCGACAAGGCAGTAGAATCGGATACGGAGAACGCATCCGCGACAGCAGCTGTCACGCCAGAGGAAGCACCTGCCGTGGGAGCAGCAGGTGGCGCAGCCAATGGCGTGGAAGTGGGAGCTACAGCGACGCCCCTATCGGAGCAGGCGGCCACGGACAAGTTCCGCAGCTATGTGCTGCGCGGAAATGTGGAGGAGGCCCTGCAATGGGCCACCGACAATGGCCTGTGGACGCATGCCTTCTTCCTGGCCCTCTACGAGGATCGCTATGCCCTGACAGACGTGGCCCAGAAGTTCCTTAATCGCGCCATCAAGGCCAACGATCCGCTGCAGACGCTCTACCAAATGAAGAGCTGCCAGACGCCGGCATGCGTCAGCCAGCTGAGGGACGAGCAGTGGGGCGACTGGCGATCGCATCTCTCCATTCTGGTGACCAACAAGAGCCGCCAGCCGGAGTACGATCGCAGCTCGGTGGTAGCGCTGGGCGACACGCTCTTCCAGCGCGGCGACATCTATGCAGCGCACTTCTGCTATCTGGTGGCCCAGGAGGAGTTCGGCCGCTACGACAGCTCGGCCACAGAGCTGACCACCCTGACAGCCAATGTGCCCAG GCTCATCCTCTTGGGCTCCTCGCACTACAAGCACTTCAATGAGTTCGCCAGCAACGAGGCCATCATCATGACCGAGATCTACGAGTACGCGCGCTCGCTGTTCGATCCCAAGTTCAGCATTGCCCACTTCCAGCACTACAAGTTCCTGCTGGCCACCAGGATTCTCGATTACGGCCAGCACTTCCGCTGCACCAATTACTTGGAGCAAATCGCCCGGCACATTGAACTGAAGCCGGAGAGCTACGACAGCGATTTCATCCAAAGG GTCTGCGGGTTGGCCGAACGCCTACGCTACCACGATCCCATCCTGATCAACCGTGTGTCCTTTGCCAGTCCCCCAAATGCCACCAGCAAGGATAGCGCTGCTCCCGAGGAGAAGGCCTGGTTGCGCCAGCTGCGATCCCTAGCCGATGTG cagcagcagccagagcAGCTGCATCAGCTGCAGCAGGAGAAGCagatccagcagcagcagaacgaCATAGACCAGCAGTTCGCCGAGGTGAACAAGCAGTTCCGGGAGCTGAACATGCAATACGATGGTGGCAATCTGGAGAACACGCTGCAGCAGCCAGTGCCTGCGCCAGTGGAACAGCAGCCAGTGCAGCCAGGGCTGCCGGAAGCGCACCAACAGCCGGCACAGCCATACTATgagccaccagcagcagcccaGGCGACGGGCGAGACGGATGCCTATGGCCAGGGCCAGCAGCCCTACTATGACCCGGCACAGATGCAGTACGATCCCAATGCAGTTCAGCACCCATACGATCCGAATGCGGGCCACCATCAGTACGAACAGCAGCCGCCGACCGGCGGCTATGGTCAAGCAGAACCTGCCACGGAGGCCTATCAACCGGGTCAAGCGGCagatgcagctgctgctcAGCCAGGCTATGGCTATGACTACTGGTCGGGCACACAGCAGCCGCCGTATGGCGATGAG ctgcagcagcaggcgcGCCCGGCCATTTCCATGCCCAAGTCCAAGAGCTATGGGGATGAGGACGACGGTGGTGCGGGTGGTGCGGCACATCCTGGCCAGAAGCCCTCGCTGCGAGGCGCCGCCTCTGAGGCCTCCGGCAAGCAGCAGGCCACGGGCAAGCCGGCCAACTCTGGCGGGGATCTTGG TGGACCGGGAAATCAGAATTCGGGCTGGTTCGGCGGCCTCTGGAACAAGCTGTCGCTGAAGCCGAAGAACCAAATGATCCTGCCGGACGACAAGAATCCCACCATCGTGTGGGACAAGGAGCGCAAATGCTGGACCAACACCGAGGGCAATGGCGAGGAGGTGGAGAGCTTCAAGCCGCCGCCCAAGATGAGCGAACTGGGCATGGGCCTGCCTCAAGGAGGACCACCAGCAGCTCCGGCGGGCTTGGGCGCCAATCCTCTTGGCGGCCACCAGGCCACACCCTTGATGGATCAGCAGCCTCCGCAGCCGCAGCCTCAGATGTACGGCAGTCCCATTGACTACACGGCTGCGCCGGCTGCACCCGAGCTGATGCCCACGGTTCCATCGCCGGCGCCACTTCCTGTCCCATCACCTGCTCCGGCAGCGGCAGCCGCGGCGGCGCCCAATCCCGCGGCCACGCCCGGCGGACCCCAGCCCAAGCTGCAGTCGAACATGTTCAAGATGCAACGCAACCGCA CGCTGAAGAACTCCTACGTGGACGTGTTCAATCCCTCGGGGGCGCCCATGTCGGCGGCGCCGGAGAGCGTGCTGGCCCCCATAATGGCGCCGGCGGCGGTGCCCCAGGGCGGTTTCTTTGTGCCCGGAGCGGCGCCCGCCCACCAGCAGTAG